Proteins encoded by one window of Dioscorea cayenensis subsp. rotundata cultivar TDr96_F1 chromosome 20, TDr96_F1_v2_PseudoChromosome.rev07_lg8_w22 25.fasta, whole genome shotgun sequence:
- the LOC120251500 gene encoding uncharacterized protein LOC120251500 isoform X2 gives MTWDQRMIYDCLRSHVPPMHESHCYDEAGPSVQPPLDELVLGLQSDEISQFSNRFFDILKAADQPLYVGCENHSKLSFVARMLSIKSDANMSEANFNTMVTNIKEVLPSDNTMPNDYYHHRKTMNELGLPVVKIDACKNGCMLYWKSDANEVFCKFCNEPRYKQLKSQRGVPDNRPCKRIAQAILRYLPLTPRLQRLYASNATTAHITWHATHERNDGVICHPSDAEAWKHFDKTYPDFAKEPRNIRLGLCADGFAPHGQFGKTYSCWPVIVTPYNLPLGMCMKSPYMFLSLICPGPKNPKEEHRCFFATFD, from the coding sequence ATGACTTGGGATCAAAGGATGATATATGATTGTCTTCGTTCTCATGTTCCACCAATGCATGAATCTCATTGTTATGATGAAGCTGGTCCAAGTGTGCAACCACCATTAGATGAGTTAGTTTTGGGTTTGCAAAGTGATGAAATAAGTCAATTTTCTAACAgattttttgatatattaaaagCTGCTGATCAACCCCTATATGTGGGCTGTGAGAATCACTCTAAGTTGTCTTTCGTTGCTAGGATGTTATCTATCAAATCTGATGCTAATATGTCTGAGGCTAATTTCAATACCATGGTCACCAATATTAAGGAGGTTCTTCCGTCAGATAACACAATGCCAAATGATTACTACCATCATAGAAAAACTATGAACGAATTGGGTTTACCTGTGGTTAAAATTGATGCTTGCAAAAATGGTTGCATGTTGTACTGGAAGAGTGATGCTAATGAAGTTTTTTGCAAATTCTGTAATGAGCCAAGGTATAAACAATTGAAGAGTCAACGTGGTGTACCTGATAATCGCCCGTGTAAAAGAATTGCACAGGCGATACTAAGATACTTGCCACTAACTCCAAGATTACAAAGGTTATATGCTTCTAATGCTACAACAGCACATATAACTTGGCATGCTACACACGAAAGAAATGATGGGGTAATATGTCATCCATCCGATGCTGAGGCATGGAAACATTTTGATAAAACTTATCCTGATTTTGCTAAAGAACCTCGCAACATTCGATTGGGCCTCTGTGCAGATGGCTTTGCACCGCATGGACAATTTGGGAAGACTTATTCATGTTGGCCAGTAATTGTGACTCCTTACAACCTTCCACTGGGCATGTGTATGAAAAGtccttatatgtttttatcacTAATTTGTCCTGGGCCTAAAAATCCAAAAGAAGAACATAGATGTTTTTTTGCAACCTTTGATTGA
- the LOC120251500 gene encoding uncharacterized protein LOC120251500 isoform X1: protein MEHLIVHLPYEARIGGPVQYRWMYPFERFLYDLKRTLKNKAHVEGSICQAYIAQEINILQNIILNLMYHVKGGDLHEMMRRIFVNYLQGNPVDAIDKSIDKHFPKWFENFVANEVNQVIDPLLQSLAWGPSMKATTWPGYFINGYNFHTVTHSMEKATMNSGICVQGSNVEDTCTDFYGLLQDVVQLEYYGNRWNRIVLFECTWFDPINGTRVHPIYNLVDVNRKKMYPKYDPFVLAQQAIQVNYIEYPSMKKDKVDWLAVCKTKARRMVEASWPGKDNTAYQMEEITSNPVVSILQEIPSLVDPQGIQQFVDLSEGLQDISESETEEDEEDEEIV, encoded by the exons ATGGAGCATCTCATTGTTCATTTGCCTTATGAGGCTAGAATTGGAGGTCCTgttcaatatagatggatgtatccctTTGAGAG GTTTCTTTATGATTTGAAAAGAACATTGAAGAATAAGGCACATGTTGAGGGTTCAATTTGTCAAGCTTATATTGCACAAGAAATCAATATTTTGCAGAACATTATTTTGAACCTCATGTATCATGTAAAAGGAGGAGACCTCCATGAAATGATGAGGAG GATATTTGTCAACTACCTACAAGGGAACCCTGTTGATGCCATCGATAAGTCCATTGATAAGCATTTTCCAAAgtggtttgaaaatttt GTGGCAAATGAGGTCAATCAAGTCATTGATCCTCTCTTGCAAAGCCTTGCTTGGGGTCCATCTATGAAGGCAACAACTTGGCCGGGATACTTCATCAATGGTTATAACTTTCATACTGTCACCCATAGCATGGAGAAAGCCACCATGAATAGTGGCATATGTGTACAAGGGTCCAATGTTGAGGATACATGCACTGATTTCTATGGTTTATTGCAGGATGTAGTCCAACTTGAGTATTATGGAAATAGATGGAACCGTATTGTCCTCTTCGAGTGTACATGGTTTGATCCAATAAATGGCACCAGGGTTCATCCTATATATAATTTGGTTGATGttaataggaaaaaaatgtATCCAAAGTATGATCCATTTGTATTAGCGCAACAAGCCATTCAAGTGAACTATATTGAGTACCCAAGCATGAAAAAGGACAAGGTTGATTGGTTAGCTGTGTGCAAGACAAAAGCTAGGAGAATGGTTGAAGCAAGTTGGCCGGGAAAAGACAACACCGCATATCAAATGGAGGAAATTACATCAAATCCAGTTGTCAGTATTTTACAAGAGATTCCTTCTTTGGTTGATCCACAAGGCATACAACAATTTGTTGACTTATCTGAAGGGTTGCAAGATATTTCAGAAAGTGAAActgaggaagatgaagaagatgaagag ATTGTTTAG
- the LOC120251500 gene encoding uncharacterized protein LOC120251500 isoform X3, with protein sequence MYHVKGGDLHEMMRRIFVNYLQGNPVDAIDKSIDKHFPKWFENFVANEVNQVIDPLLQSLAWGPSMKATTWPGYFINGYNFHTVTHSMEKATMNSGICVQGSNVEDTCTDFYGLLQDVVQLEYYGNRWNRIVLFECTWFDPINGTRVHPIYNLVDVNRKKMYPKYDPFVLAQQAIQVNYIEYPSMKKDKVDWLAVCKTKARRMVEASWPGKDNTAYQMEEITSNPVVSILQEIPSLVDPQGIQQFVDLSEGLQDISESETEEDEEDEEIV encoded by the exons ATGTATCATGTAAAAGGAGGAGACCTCCATGAAATGATGAGGAG GATATTTGTCAACTACCTACAAGGGAACCCTGTTGATGCCATCGATAAGTCCATTGATAAGCATTTTCCAAAgtggtttgaaaatttt GTGGCAAATGAGGTCAATCAAGTCATTGATCCTCTCTTGCAAAGCCTTGCTTGGGGTCCATCTATGAAGGCAACAACTTGGCCGGGATACTTCATCAATGGTTATAACTTTCATACTGTCACCCATAGCATGGAGAAAGCCACCATGAATAGTGGCATATGTGTACAAGGGTCCAATGTTGAGGATACATGCACTGATTTCTATGGTTTATTGCAGGATGTAGTCCAACTTGAGTATTATGGAAATAGATGGAACCGTATTGTCCTCTTCGAGTGTACATGGTTTGATCCAATAAATGGCACCAGGGTTCATCCTATATATAATTTGGTTGATGttaataggaaaaaaatgtATCCAAAGTATGATCCATTTGTATTAGCGCAACAAGCCATTCAAGTGAACTATATTGAGTACCCAAGCATGAAAAAGGACAAGGTTGATTGGTTAGCTGTGTGCAAGACAAAAGCTAGGAGAATGGTTGAAGCAAGTTGGCCGGGAAAAGACAACACCGCATATCAAATGGAGGAAATTACATCAAATCCAGTTGTCAGTATTTTACAAGAGATTCCTTCTTTGGTTGATCCACAAGGCATACAACAATTTGTTGACTTATCTGAAGGGTTGCAAGATATTTCAGAAAGTGAAActgaggaagatgaagaagatgaagag ATTGTTTAG
- the LOC120251288 gene encoding uncharacterized protein LOC120251288 — protein MGRRMALSREQFDKALADKRDQGEDENSINQNELWDRIAVGSRNRVLGKGNISRKMSSINYKPRSGPSQSSGQLYDQIKELQAELAKKPKLSIMQCLPSMIRSLRLKGIDLSDMHVATLTRSIPRAPTVEAQSHVDEHSPMRKRPRTTLVADNTLDGLNDEEDIC, from the exons ATGGGAAGAAGGATGGCACTCTCGAGG GAACAATTTGATAAAGCCCTTGCAGATAAGCGTGATCAAGGGGAAGATGAAAATTCTATCAACCAAAATGAATTGTGGGACCGCATTGCTGTCGGAAGTCGTAATAGAGTGTTGGGAAAGGGTAATATAAGTAGGAAAATGTCTTCAATCAATTACAAGCCACGTTCAGGGCCTTCTCAATCAAGTGGACAACTATATGACCAAATTAAGGAGTTACAGGCAGAGCTTGCTAAAAAACCCAAGCTAAGCATAATGCAATGCTTGCCGAGCATGATACGAT CACTTAGGTTAAAGGGCATTGACCTCTCCGATATGCATGTTGCTACTCTCACGCGATCTATCCCTAGAGCACCAACAGTGGAGGCACAATCGCATGTTGATGAGCACTCTCCAATGAGAAAAAGGCCTCGCACCACACTCGTTGCCGACAACACTCTTGATGGCctgaatgatgaagaggatatATGTTAA
- the LOC120251289 gene encoding UTP--glucose-1-phosphate uridylyltransferase 3, chloroplastic-like, translating to MGVEDNTKYLQSGPPFLILLHPALGPLWEITRQKFFGGSIMEGSELQIEVAKFMWREVQLDGSLLVIAENIMGSTQAIENGEPLMQYGHRCARCKLQNVKVQNKGIDWTSADNVYWMYNVHRFKSLKVILQGNAEIEATDVVLQGNHVLEVPNGHRMHVGSGDSSQAKTFSVEACIVAVAEPTVPIPADSKKTLDDSYI from the exons ATGGGT GTTGAAGACAACACTAAGTACTTGCAATCTGGTCCTccttttctcattcttcttcatcCTGCTTTGGGTCCACTTTGGGAGATTACTCGACAGAAG TTCTTTGGTGGCTCCATCATGGAAGGGTCTGAGTTACAAATTGAGGTGGCAAAGTTTATGTGGAGAGAGGTTCAG CTTGATGGAAGTCTTCTTGTCATTGCTGAGAACATTATGGGTTCAACTCAGGCTATTGAAAATGGTGAACCACTCATGCAATATGGACACAG ATGTGCAAGGTGTAAATTGCAGAATGTCAAGGTCCAGAATAAAGGAATTGACTGGACTTCTGCTGACAATGTCTACTGGATGTATAACGTTCACCGATTCAAGAGTTTAAAGGTTATTCTGCAAGGGAATGCAGAAATTGAGGCAACTGATGTAGTCTTACAG GGCAATCATGTACTTGAAGTGCCAAATGGCCACCGGATGCATGTCGGTTCCGGTGATTCAAGTCAAGCAAAAACtttttct GTGGAGGCTTGTATTGTTGCTGTTGCTGAGCCAACTGTCCCTATCCCTGCTGACTCCAAGAAAACTTTGGATGATTCCTACATATAG